In Sulfitobacter sp. OXR-159, one DNA window encodes the following:
- a CDS encoding thymidine kinase gives MAKLYFNYSTMNAGKSTVLLQAAHNYVERGMVPYLLTAQFDNRAGEGRIASRIGIGQEADTFAPGEDLLAKIESRLEQGPCACIFVDEAQFLEVEQVWQLARAVDDLGVPIMCFGLRVDFRGELFPGSATLLALADEMREVRTICHCGKKATMVVRRDAEGQAMRDGAQVQIGGNETYVSLCRKHWRAAVGDG, from the coding sequence ATGGCAAAGCTCTACTTCAATTACTCCACCATGAACGCTGGCAAATCCACGGTGCTGCTGCAGGCGGCGCATAACTATGTGGAGCGCGGGATGGTGCCCTATCTGCTGACTGCGCAGTTCGACAATCGCGCGGGCGAAGGGCGCATCGCCTCGCGCATCGGCATCGGGCAAGAGGCCGATACCTTCGCCCCGGGCGAAGACCTTCTGGCCAAGATCGAAAGCCGGTTAGAGCAAGGCCCCTGCGCCTGTATCTTTGTCGATGAGGCGCAGTTTCTTGAGGTTGAGCAGGTCTGGCAACTGGCCCGCGCGGTGGATGATTTGGGCGTGCCGATCATGTGTTTTGGGCTGCGGGTCGATTTCCGGGGTGAGCTTTTCCCCGGCTCGGCCACGCTGCTCGCGCTGGCCGATGAGATGCGCGAAGTGCGCACCATTTGCCATTGTGGGAAGAAAGCCACGATGGTCGTCCGCCGCGACGCCGAAGGGCAAGCGATGCGGGATGGCGCACAGGTGCAGATCGGCGGGAACGAGACCTATGTCTCACTCTGCCGCAAACACTGGCGCGCCGCCGTGGGTGACGGTTAA
- a CDS encoding beta-ketoacyl-ACP synthase III, which translates to MYQAAITGTGVFTPQQTITNAELVEAFNAYADLYNAENAEAIDAGTLEAKAHSSEEFIVKASGIEQRYVMDKSGVLDPNVMHPLLRQRADEEPSLMAEMAVDAAQKALAAARKSADDVDAVICAASNLERAYPAVAIEIQELLGVKGFAFDMNVACSSATFGIQAAADMIRSGSIRSALVVNPEICSAHLEWRDRDCHFIFGDVATATLLERAEDVEGPCFDVISTRCATEYSNNIRNNNGFLRRSRPDGLSDRRDMQFMQNGRKVFKEVLPMVADHIGGHMADNGLESDDLKRIWLHQANKSMNDFIGRKVLGREPELGEQPNILQDYANTSSAGSIIAFAKNSDDLQDGDTGLICSFGAGYSVGSVIVKKRG; encoded by the coding sequence ATGTATCAAGCCGCCATCACCGGCACGGGCGTTTTCACGCCTCAGCAGACCATCACCAACGCCGAACTGGTCGAAGCCTTCAACGCCTATGCCGACCTTTACAACGCCGAGAATGCCGAGGCGATCGACGCAGGCACCCTAGAGGCCAAGGCGCATTCCTCGGAAGAGTTCATCGTCAAAGCCAGCGGCATTGAGCAGCGCTATGTCATGGACAAATCCGGCGTGTTGGACCCCAATGTCATGCACCCCCTGCTGCGCCAGCGCGCGGATGAGGAACCCTCCCTAATGGCGGAAATGGCGGTTGATGCTGCGCAAAAGGCGCTCGCTGCCGCTCGAAAGTCCGCCGATGATGTGGATGCGGTGATCTGCGCGGCTTCCAATCTTGAGCGCGCCTACCCCGCCGTGGCCATCGAAATTCAAGAGCTTCTGGGCGTGAAGGGTTTTGCCTTCGACATGAACGTAGCCTGTTCTTCGGCCACATTCGGCATTCAGGCGGCGGCTGATATGATCCGCTCCGGCTCCATCCGCTCTGCCTTGGTGGTGAACCCGGAAATTTGTTCGGCTCACCTCGAATGGCGCGACCGGGATTGCCACTTCATCTTTGGCGATGTCGCCACCGCCACTCTGCTGGAGCGTGCCGAAGATGTCGAAGGCCCCTGTTTCGATGTCATCTCTACCCGCTGCGCGACTGAGTATTCTAACAACATCCGAAACAACAATGGCTTCCTCCGCCGGTCCCGCCCCGACGGGCTGAGCGACCGACGCGACATGCAGTTCATGCAGAATGGGCGCAAAGTGTTTAAGGAAGTGTTGCCCATGGTGGCCGATCATATCGGCGGGCATATGGCCGACAATGGGCTGGAGTCCGACGACCTTAAACGCATTTGGCTGCATCAGGCGAACAAATCGATGAACGATTTCATCGGGCGCAAGGTGCTGGGCCGGGAGCCTGAGCTAGGCGAACAGCCCAACATTCTGCAAGACTACGCCAACACCTCCTCCGCTGGGTCGATCATCGCTTTTGCTAAGAATTCCGATGACCTGCAAGACGGGGACACGGGGCTGATCTGCTCTTTCGGGGCGGGCTATTCCGTTGGATCGGTGATCGTTAAAAAGCGCGGTTAA
- a CDS encoding Tad domain-containing protein, which translates to MRRKVISRMLFDRVKRFSKDEAGGMLVLMLVVFFGITIFGGLAVDLANHERTRTTFQTHLDNAVLAAASLSQNLDPEEVVRSYLTSAGLDPSEVAIDTSEEKIGGILVGRTVEASLPAGLNTYFFRFFDIDTLGMTITSEATERVEDIEISLVLDVSGSMTERSSDGSRMIKLDLLKNAASDFVETILSDSEEGRVSISLVPYSTKVNPGSALLGQYTATQEHDYSHCVDFDASDFTNLGINTRAELQRTGHFLIGSDSTWTPMTGQWVCRFDGGFAVTPLSSSPAELKTQISALTGLGSTSIDMGAKWGLALLDPSAQDPVSGLIAAGQIDPAFQGRPHVYGADNSMKVLVLMTDGENREEYRLKPEFASGRSDLIRTTYGSSTYYTVESSENWSENDGDRTYPEAYFYAQHPFGSQRMWSTDTIANNSGYRFANRASEERLDWPEVWAEMSPYYYGYNMYGRRFDNYWSYRAALYRDYVQWTVDATEKDRRLRQICGVANAAGVVIYSIGMDVDNTNSLNLLKDCASSEAHYFDVQGLEIQTAFDMIAASISMLRLTK; encoded by the coding sequence ATGAGGCGCAAAGTTATTAGTCGAATGCTTTTCGATCGGGTGAAGCGTTTTTCCAAGGACGAGGCCGGCGGGATGCTGGTCCTTATGTTGGTCGTGTTTTTCGGCATTACGATCTTTGGCGGTCTGGCCGTGGATCTGGCGAACCACGAGCGGACGCGGACCACATTTCAGACCCACCTCGACAACGCCGTGCTGGCCGCGGCCAGCCTGTCGCAAAACCTCGACCCCGAAGAGGTCGTGCGCAGCTACCTGACGTCTGCGGGGCTTGACCCCTCCGAGGTGGCGATCGACACGAGCGAAGAAAAGATCGGCGGCATTTTGGTGGGGCGGACGGTCGAAGCCTCGCTTCCCGCCGGGCTGAACACCTATTTCTTTCGATTTTTCGACATCGACACGCTCGGCATGACGATCACGTCAGAGGCGACCGAGCGGGTGGAAGATATCGAGATTTCGCTCGTGCTCGACGTGTCGGGGTCGATGACGGAAAGGTCCAGCGACGGCAGTAGGATGATCAAACTTGACCTGCTCAAAAATGCGGCCAGTGATTTTGTTGAGACGATCCTGAGCGATTCCGAAGAGGGGCGTGTATCGATTTCGCTCGTTCCGTATTCGACCAAGGTGAACCCCGGCTCGGCGTTGTTGGGCCAGTATACGGCCACTCAGGAGCATGACTATTCACATTGCGTCGACTTTGATGCGAGCGACTTCACCAATCTAGGGATCAACACGAGGGCGGAATTGCAGCGCACCGGTCATTTCCTCATTGGCAGCGACTCCACTTGGACGCCGATGACAGGACAGTGGGTGTGCCGTTTCGATGGGGGTTTTGCGGTGACACCTCTGTCGAGTTCCCCTGCCGAGTTAAAGACCCAAATTTCCGCGCTCACCGGTTTGGGTTCGACTTCAATCGATATGGGAGCAAAATGGGGGCTCGCCCTGCTAGACCCATCGGCACAAGATCCCGTTTCGGGATTGATCGCCGCGGGCCAGATCGACCCGGCATTTCAGGGGCGTCCTCATGTCTATGGTGCCGACAATAGCATGAAGGTATTGGTGCTAATGACCGACGGGGAGAACCGCGAGGAATATCGCTTGAAACCCGAATTCGCATCGGGTCGATCAGATTTGATCAGAACGACCTACGGTAGCAGCACGTATTACACTGTAGAATCTTCGGAGAACTGGTCTGAGAACGACGGCGACAGAACTTATCCCGAAGCCTATTTCTATGCTCAGCATCCATTTGGAAGCCAGCGCATGTGGAGCACTGACACAATCGCCAACAACTCAGGCTACCGCTTTGCGAACCGGGCCAGTGAAGAGCGTCTCGATTGGCCCGAAGTCTGGGCGGAAATGTCACCTTATTACTATGGCTACAACATGTACGGGCGGCGCTTCGATAACTATTGGAGTTACCGCGCGGCGCTTTATCGCGACTATGTTCAGTGGACGGTTGATGCTACGGAAAAAGACCGACGCCTCCGCCAAATTTGCGGCGTGGCTAATGCCGCGGGGGTTGTTATTTATTCCATCGGCATGGATGTCGATAACACGAATTCACTCAACCTCCTGAAAGATTGCGCCTCATCCGAGGCCCATTACTTCGACGTTCAGGGTTTGGAAATCCAAACCGCATTCGACATGATCGCCGCGTCCATCTCTATGCTGAGGCTGACGAAATGA
- a CDS encoding TadE/TadG family type IV pilus assembly protein encodes MIRFLKDRFRRSEAGGVTVEFVILLPLVFYFFFLALETGLWSAREIMLRRATNLAVRDVRLATGATPGYDAMKALICERSVFDAGCLENIRIEMRAMPIADWADLGGPAPCVDRDEDFDPANGFLPGQQNNLMMMRVCRLFEPLLPGTGLGRQLPEGSDGQYGVRVTTAFVTEPRG; translated from the coding sequence ATGATCCGCTTTCTCAAAGACCGCTTTCGCCGGTCCGAGGCGGGCGGGGTCACCGTTGAGTTCGTCATCCTGTTGCCGCTGGTCTTTTACTTCTTCTTCCTTGCGCTTGAGACCGGTCTGTGGAGCGCGCGGGAGATCATGCTGCGCCGTGCTACCAATTTGGCCGTGCGGGACGTGCGTCTGGCGACTGGCGCCACGCCGGGCTATGACGCGATGAAGGCGCTGATTTGCGAGCGTTCGGTCTTTGATGCGGGCTGCCTAGAAAATATCCGGATCGAGATGCGCGCCATGCCGATTGCCGATTGGGCCGACTTGGGCGGGCCTGCACCTTGCGTGGACCGGGACGAAGATTTCGACCCGGCAAACGGCTTCCTGCCCGGGCAGCAGAACAATCTGATGATGATGCGGGTGTGTCGACTTTTTGAGCCGCTTTTGCCGGGGACCGGTTTGGGCCGTCAACTGCCCGAAGGGTCCGACGGGCAATACGGCGTGCGGGTCACCACCGCTTTCGTAACGGAGCCACGCGGATGA
- a CDS encoding TadE/TadG family type IV pilus assembly protein, which yields MRAISLERFFQSEEGSQTIAFLVLLPLLVWSIMAMLTFTDAFRVRGMATDATAVIADSLSRQTTPITAADLLGLQSVAEQLTGYEVSLRITQVRCILDCDSLGRRILAVDFSQGVGLDSLLDLDFIAGLSRERVPLMADGDRLVLVETSFTHEPIAQIGLEAKEVSVSHATRMRFAPQLCWIRCVIS from the coding sequence ATGAGGGCGATTTCTTTAGAGCGTTTTTTCCAGTCCGAAGAGGGCAGCCAGACGATTGCCTTCTTGGTGCTGCTGCCTTTGCTGGTTTGGTCGATCATGGCGATGCTGACCTTCACGGATGCCTTTCGGGTGCGCGGGATGGCGACCGATGCCACCGCCGTCATCGCCGACAGCCTGTCGCGCCAGACGACGCCAATCACCGCCGCTGACCTATTGGGGCTGCAATCGGTCGCAGAGCAGCTCACCGGGTATGAGGTCTCTTTGCGGATCACTCAGGTGCGCTGCATTCTGGACTGTGACAGTCTGGGCCGTCGGATCCTCGCGGTGGATTTCTCGCAGGGGGTCGGTCTGGACAGCCTGCTCGATCTCGACTTTATCGCCGGTCTCTCGCGTGAGCGCGTGCCGCTGATGGCCGATGGCGACCGTCTGGTGCTGGTCGAGACAAGTTTTACCCACGAACCGATTGCGCAGATCGGCTTGGAGGCCAAAGAGGTCAGCGTGTCGCATGCCACAAGGATGCGTTTCGCGCCCCAGCTTTGCTGGATAAGGTGCGTCATCAGCTAA
- the carB gene encoding carbamoyl-phosphate synthase large subunit, protein MPKRTDIQSIMIIGAGPIVIGQACEFDYSGAQACKALKEEGYRVILVNSNPATIMTDPGLADATYIEPITPEIVAKIIEKERPDALLPTMGGQTGLNTSLALEEMGVLEKFGVEMIGAKREAIEMAEDRKLFREAMDRLGIENPKATIVTAPKREDGKKDLAAGVNLALEALEYVGLPAIIRPAFTMGGTGGGVAYNREDYEFYCRSGMDASPMGQILVDESLLGWKEYEMEVVRDTADNAIIVCSIENIDPMGVHTGDSITVAPALTLTDKEYQIMRNHSIAVLREIGVETGGSNVQWAVNPADGRMVVIEMNPRVSRSSALASKATGFPIAKIAAKLAVGFTLDELDNDITGVTPASFEPTIDYVVTKIPKFAFEKFPGAEPYLTTAMKSVGETMAIGRTIHESLQKALASMESGLTGFDEVAIPGLNDDLPGDAPENMAALIKAVSAPTPDRMRTIAQAMRHGMSDEDLHAHTMFDPWFLARIREIIEAEEAIRASGLPTEGDSFRDLKMMGFTDARLAMLTDQSEAAVRDARLGLGVKAVFKRIDTCAAEFEAQTPYMYSTYEAPLMGEAECEARPSDRKKVVILGGGPNRIGQGIEFDYCCCHACYALTDAGYETIMVNCNPETVSTDYDTSDRLYFEPLTFEHVMEILRVEQENGTLHGVIVQFGGQTPLKLANGLQEAGIPILGTTPDMIDLAEDRERFQQLVLNLGLKQPHNGIAHSDAEAMEIAKEIGFPLVIRPSYVLGGRAMEIVRDQASLERYITNAVVVSGDSPVLLDSYLSGAVELDVDALCDGENVHVAGIMQHIEEAGVHSGDSACSLPPYSLPREIIAEVEEQTRALAKALNVVGLMNIQFAVKDGEIYLIEVNPRASRTVPFVAKATDSAIASIAARIMAGEPLSNFPQRPPYPDQAAYEDTLPLGDPMTLADPNMPWFSVKEAVLPFARFPGVDTLLGPEMRSTGEVMGWDRDFPRAFLKAQMGAGNPLPRNGCAFLSVKDADKGQNMLEAAEILLDQGFTLIGTRGTAEWLTANGHACDVVNKVYEGRPDITDMMKNGDVHLVMNTTEGAQAVEDSKSIRSIALYDKIPYFTTAAGAHAAALAIKAQAEDAIGVKALQG, encoded by the coding sequence ATGCCGAAACGTACCGACATCCAGTCGATCATGATCATTGGTGCGGGGCCGATTGTCATCGGACAAGCCTGCGAGTTCGATTATTCCGGCGCACAAGCCTGTAAAGCGCTGAAAGAGGAAGGCTACCGCGTCATCCTCGTCAACTCCAACCCGGCCACGATCATGACCGATCCAGGGCTCGCCGATGCCACCTATATCGAGCCCATCACACCCGAGATCGTCGCCAAGATCATCGAAAAAGAGCGCCCCGATGCGCTGCTGCCCACCATGGGCGGCCAGACGGGCCTTAACACCTCGCTCGCGCTCGAAGAGATGGGCGTGCTTGAGAAATTCGGCGTCGAGATGATCGGTGCCAAGCGCGAAGCCATCGAGATGGCCGAAGACCGCAAACTCTTCCGCGAGGCGATGGACCGTTTAGGCATCGAAAACCCCAAAGCCACCATCGTCACCGCGCCCAAGCGCGAGGACGGCAAGAAAGACCTCGCCGCTGGCGTGAACCTCGCCCTTGAGGCGCTGGAATACGTCGGCCTTCCCGCGATCATCCGCCCCGCCTTTACCATGGGCGGCACCGGCGGCGGCGTGGCTTACAACCGCGAGGATTACGAATTCTACTGCCGCTCGGGCATGGATGCCTCGCCGATGGGGCAAATCCTCGTCGATGAGTCGCTGCTGGGCTGGAAAGAATACGAGATGGAAGTGGTGCGCGACACCGCCGACAACGCCATCATCGTCTGCTCGATCGAGAACATCGACCCGATGGGCGTGCATACCGGCGACAGCATCACCGTGGCCCCGGCCCTGACGCTCACGGACAAAGAATACCAGATCATGCGCAACCACTCGATCGCCGTGCTGCGCGAGATCGGAGTAGAGACCGGCGGCTCCAACGTGCAATGGGCCGTGAACCCCGCCGATGGCCGCATGGTCGTGATCGAGATGAACCCGCGCGTTTCGCGCTCCTCGGCGCTGGCGTCCAAGGCGACCGGCTTCCCGATCGCCAAGATCGCGGCGAAGCTTGCCGTGGGCTTCACGCTGGATGAACTCGACAACGACATCACCGGCGTCACGCCCGCGTCTTTCGAGCCGACCATAGACTATGTGGTCACCAAGATCCCGAAATTCGCCTTTGAAAAATTCCCCGGGGCCGAGCCTTACCTCACCACCGCGATGAAATCGGTGGGCGAGACCATGGCCATTGGCCGCACCATCCACGAGAGCCTGCAAAAGGCGCTGGCCTCGATGGAATCGGGCCTCACCGGTTTTGACGAAGTGGCCATCCCCGGTCTCAACGACGATCTGCCCGGTGATGCGCCTGAAAACATGGCCGCGTTGATCAAAGCGGTTTCGGCCCCCACACCCGACCGCATGCGCACCATCGCCCAAGCCATGCGCCACGGCATGAGCGATGAGGACCTGCACGCGCATACGATGTTCGACCCTTGGTTCCTCGCCCGTATCCGCGAGATCATCGAGGCAGAAGAAGCCATCCGGGCAAGCGGCCTGCCAACCGAGGGAGATAGTTTCCGCGACCTCAAGATGATGGGTTTCACCGACGCCCGCCTCGCCATGCTGACCGACCAGAGCGAGGCCGCCGTCCGCGACGCGCGGTTGGGGCTTGGGGTCAAGGCGGTCTTCAAACGCATCGACACCTGTGCCGCCGAATTCGAGGCCCAAACGCCTTACATGTATTCGACCTATGAGGCCCCGCTGATGGGCGAAGCGGAATGCGAGGCGCGGCCCTCGGACCGCAAAAAGGTCGTGATCTTGGGCGGTGGCCCGAACCGCATCGGGCAAGGCATTGAGTTCGACTATTGCTGTTGCCACGCCTGTTACGCGCTCACCGACGCGGGCTATGAGACCATCATGGTCAACTGCAACCCCGAGACGGTTTCGACCGACTATGACACGAGCGATAGGCTGTACTTTGAGCCGCTGACCTTTGAACACGTCATGGAAATCCTGCGCGTCGAGCAGGAGAACGGCACGCTGCACGGCGTCATCGTTCAGTTCGGCGGCCAGACCCCCTTGAAGCTTGCCAATGGCCTGCAAGAGGCCGGCATCCCGATCCTTGGCACCACGCCCGACATGATCGATCTGGCCGAAGACCGCGAGCGTTTCCAGCAGCTTGTGCTGAACCTTGGCCTGAAACAACCACACAACGGCATCGCCCATTCCGACGCCGAGGCGATGGAAATCGCCAAGGAAATCGGCTTCCCGCTGGTGATCCGCCCCTCCTACGTTCTGGGTGGCCGCGCGATGGAGATCGTCCGCGATCAGGCCAGCCTTGAGCGCTACATCACCAATGCGGTGGTCGTGTCCGGTGACAGCCCCGTGTTGCTCGACAGCTACCTCTCGGGCGCGGTGGAACTGGATGTCGACGCCCTTTGCGACGGCGAGAATGTCCATGTCGCGGGCATCATGCAGCATATCGAAGAGGCGGGCGTTCACTCCGGCGACAGCGCCTGCTCCCTGCCGCCCTACTCGCTCCCGCGCGAAATCATCGCAGAGGTCGAAGAGCAGACCCGCGCGCTGGCAAAGGCGCTTAACGTCGTGGGCCTGATGAACATCCAGTTCGCAGTGAAAGACGGCGAGATCTACCTCATTGAGGTCAACCCCCGCGCCTCGCGCACCGTGCCCTTCGTGGCCAAGGCGACGGACAGCGCCATCGCCTCCATCGCCGCGCGGATCATGGCTGGGGAGCCGCTCAGCAACTTCCCGCAGCGCCCGCCCTACCCCGATCAGGCCGCATATGAAGACACCCTTCCGCTGGGCGATCCGATGACATTGGCCGACCCGAATATGCCGTGGTTCTCGGTCAAAGAAGCGGTTCTGCCCTTCGCCCGTTTCCCCGGCGTCGACACGCTTTTGGGGCCGGAAATGCGCTCCACCGGCGAGGTCATGGGCTGGGACCGCGACTTCCCCCGCGCCTTCCTCAAGGCACAGATGGGCGCTGGCAACCCACTGCCGCGCAACGGCTGTGCCTTCCTCTCTGTCAAGGACGCCGACAAGGGCCAAAATATGCTGGAGGCCGCGGAAATCCTGCTGGACCAAGGCTTTACCCTGATCGGCACCCGCGGCACCGCGGAATGGCTCACTGCCAATGGCCATGCCTGCGATGTGGTGAACAAGGTCTACGAGGGACGCCCCGACATCACCGACATGATGAAAAACGGCGATGTACATCTGGTGATGAATACCACCGAAGGCGCGCAGGCGGTCGAAGACAGCAAGTCGATCCGCTCTATCGCGCTTTACGACAAGATCCCCTACTTCACCACCGCCGCAGGCGCCCATGCCGCGGCACTGGCGATCAAGGCGCAGGCCGAGGATGCAATCGGTGTGAAAGCGCTTCAGGGGTAA
- a CDS encoding alpha/beta fold hydrolase — translation MLNYTEYGEAAADRPSLFIVHGLYGSGRNWGVIAKRLSDNRHVVTVDMRNHGSSPHHDTHSYPEMAQDLAEVITHLGGPVDICGHSMGGKAVMILALTQPHLLRRVIVADIAPVTYGHTQQMFIDAMRGVDLTQIERRSDAEAQLATAGVERALQSFFTQSLDVPGKRWRLNLDALEAEMPKIIGWPDDVSGQFAGPTLFLSGGASDYVQPEHREAIKALFPQARFAKIPGAGHWLHAEKPREFEATLRIFLNAEGAPPVG, via the coding sequence ATGTTGAATTACACCGAATATGGCGAAGCCGCCGCCGACCGTCCGTCCCTGTTTATCGTTCATGGCCTCTATGGCTCTGGCCGCAACTGGGGCGTCATCGCGAAACGTCTTTCCGACAATCGCCACGTCGTCACGGTGGACATGCGTAACCACGGCAGCAGCCCGCATCACGACACCCATAGCTATCCCGAGATGGCGCAGGATCTGGCCGAGGTAATCACGCATCTGGGCGGCCCGGTGGACATCTGCGGTCACTCCATGGGCGGCAAGGCGGTGATGATCCTGGCGCTGACCCAGCCCCATCTGCTGCGCCGGGTGATCGTCGCCGATATCGCGCCCGTCACCTATGGGCACACACAGCAGATGTTCATCGACGCCATGCGCGGCGTGGACCTCACCCAGATCGAACGCCGCTCGGACGCCGAAGCGCAACTGGCCACAGCCGGGGTAGAGCGCGCGTTGCAGAGTTTCTTTACCCAATCGCTCGACGTGCCCGGAAAACGCTGGCGGCTGAACCTCGACGCGCTAGAGGCTGAGATGCCCAAGATCATCGGCTGGCCTGATGATGTGAGCGGGCAATTTGCCGGGCCGACTCTGTTCCTCTCGGGGGGGGCCTCGGACTATGTTCAGCCCGAACATCGCGAGGCGATCAAGGCGCTTTTCCCGCAAGCGCGCTTTGCCAAAATCCCCGGCGCGGGGCATTGGCTCCACGCGGAAAAACCGCGCGAGTTCGAGGCGACGCTGCGCATCTTTCTAAACGCCGAAGGCGCCCCGCCTGTGGGCTGA
- a CDS encoding cupin domain-containing protein, with protein sequence MIIHPKGSRPSEPGPEDYFTGEVEMAPLISAPAPARLRGVTVTFQPGARTAWHVHPLGQTLIVTEGTGRAQTEGSPVQTLNKGDVVWFGPGEKHWHGAAPDSAMTHIALQEAQVGEAVEWMEKVTDADYDPA encoded by the coding sequence ATGATCATTCACCCCAAAGGCAGCCGCCCCTCTGAGCCCGGCCCCGAAGATTACTTCACCGGAGAGGTCGAGATGGCCCCGCTGATCTCTGCCCCGGCCCCCGCCCGCCTGCGCGGGGTGACGGTGACCTTCCAGCCCGGAGCGCGCACAGCGTGGCATGTCCACCCCTTGGGCCAGACCCTGATCGTCACCGAAGGCACCGGCCGCGCCCAGACCGAAGGCAGCCCGGTGCAAACGCTTAACAAAGGCGATGTCGTCTGGTTCGGCCCCGGAGAGAAACACTGGCACGGCGCCGCGCCAGACAGCGCCATGACCCATATCGCCCTGCAAGAGGCGCAGGTCGGCGAGGCTGTCGAATGGATGGAAAAGGTGACGGACGCGGATTACGACCCGGCCTAA
- the glyA gene encoding serine hydroxymethyltransferase → MSDFFTKSLADSDPALAAAIDAELGRQRDEIELIASENIVSAAVLEAQGSIMTNKYAEGYPGRRYYGGCEHVDVAENLAIERACALFDCAFANVQPNSGSQANQGVFTALLQPGDTILGMSLDAGGHLTHGAKPNQSGKWFNAVQYGVRKQDNLLDYDQVAELAAEHKPKMIIAGGSAIPRQIDFAKMREIADSVGAYLLVDMAHFAGLVAAGEHPSPFPHAHVATTTTHKTLRGPRGGMILTNDEAISKKINSAIFPGIQGGPLMHVIAAKAVAFGEAQRPEFKAYAKQVIANAQALSDQLIKGGLDTVTHGTDTHVVLVDLRPKGVKGNDTEKALGRAHITCNKNGVPFDPEKPMVTSGIRLGSPAGTTRGFGEAEFRQIADWIIEVVDGLAANGAEGNAEVEAKVAAEVEALCQRFPMYPNL, encoded by the coding sequence ATGTCCGATTTCTTCACCAAATCTCTTGCTGATTCCGACCCGGCCCTCGCCGCTGCGATTGATGCCGAACTGGGCCGCCAGCGCGACGAGATCGAGTTGATCGCCAGTGAGAACATCGTCTCTGCTGCGGTGCTTGAGGCGCAGGGCAGCATCATGACCAATAAATACGCCGAAGGCTATCCGGGCCGTCGGTATTATGGCGGGTGCGAGCATGTCGACGTGGCCGAGAACCTTGCTATCGAACGCGCCTGTGCGCTGTTCGACTGCGCATTCGCCAACGTCCAGCCGAACTCGGGCAGCCAAGCGAACCAAGGTGTCTTTACCGCGCTGCTGCAACCCGGCGACACCATTCTGGGTATGAGCCTTGATGCCGGGGGTCACCTGACCCACGGGGCCAAGCCGAACCAATCCGGCAAATGGTTCAACGCCGTACAATACGGTGTGCGCAAACAGGACAACCTGCTGGATTACGACCAAGTTGCCGAACTGGCGGCTGAGCATAAGCCCAAGATGATCATCGCCGGTGGCTCCGCCATTCCACGCCAGATCGACTTTGCCAAAATGCGTGAGATTGCCGACAGCGTGGGCGCCTACCTGCTGGTCGACATGGCCCATTTCGCGGGCCTCGTGGCTGCGGGTGAGCACCCCTCCCCCTTCCCGCATGCGCATGTGGCGACGACCACGACACACAAGACCCTGCGCGGCCCGCGCGGCGGCATGATCCTGACCAATGACGAAGCGATCTCGAAAAAGATCAACTCGGCGATTTTTCCCGGCATTCAGGGTGGCCCCCTGATGCATGTGATCGCAGCCAAGGCCGTGGCCTTTGGCGAAGCGCAGCGCCCCGAGTTCAAAGCCTATGCCAAACAGGTCATCGCCAATGCACAGGCCCTGTCGGATCAGTTGATCAAAGGCGGCCTCGACACCGTGACTCATGGCACCGACACCCATGTGGTGCTGGTCGATTTGCGCCCCAAAGGCGTGAAGGGCAATGACACCGAGAAGGCTCTGGGCCGGGCGCATATCACCTGCAACAAGAACGGCGTGCCGTTTGATCCCGAAAAGCCGATGGTAACCTCGGGCATTCGTCTCGGCTCCCCCGCAGGCACGACGCGCGGCTTCGGTGAGGCCGAGTTCCGCCAGATCGCCGATTGGATCATCGAAGTGGTCGACGGGCTTGCGGCCAATGGTGCTGAAGGCAATGCCGAGGTTGAGGCGAAAGTCGCCGCCGAAGTGGAAGCGCTGTGCCAGCGTTTCCCGATGTATCCGAACCTGTAA